A region of the Agrobacterium sp. RAC06 genome:
CAGGTCGTGAACGTTCCCGGCGCCGGCGGCACCATCGGTCTCGCCCAGTTCGCCAGCCAGCAGAAGGGCAATGCAAACGCCCTGATCGTCGGTGGTTACGTCATGGTCGGTGCGATCCTGACCAACCAGTCGCCGGTTACTCTGGCGGACGTTACCCCGATTGCGCGCCTGACCGGCGAGTATGAGGCCATCGTCGTTCCCGCCAATTCCGAGATCCAGAACATCGGCCAGCTCGTCGAAAAGCTGAAGGCCGATCCCGGCGCCGTATCCTGGGCTGGCGGTTCGGCTGGCGGCGTTGACCACATTGGTGCCGGCCTGATCGCCAAGGCTGCCGGCGTGGACCCGACCAAGATCAACTACATCGCCTATTCCGGCGGTGGTGAAGCGCTTGCTGCCATCCTCGGTGGTCAGGTCACCGTTGGCATCTCCAGCTACGGCGAGTTCCAGGCACAGGTCGCTGCAGGCACGCTTCGTCTGCTGGCCGTCTCCAGCGCCGAGCGCATCGAAGGTGCGGACGCTCCGACACTGAAGGAAAGCGGCCTTGATGTGGTTCTGCAGAACTGGCGCATGGTTGCTGCCGCTCCGGGCCTGACCGACGAGCAGAAGGCGGCCGTCTCGGCAGACGTCGAAAAGCTCGCAAAGTCGGCCGGCTGGC
Encoded here:
- a CDS encoding Bug family tripartite tricarboxylate transporter substrate binding protein gives rise to the protein MKHFFLASFLAGALALPAAAADYTIMAPAAPGGGWDQTARSLQQVMQAEGISGNVQVVNVPGAGGTIGLAQFASQQKGNANALIVGGYVMVGAILTNQSPVTLADVTPIARLTGEYEAIVVPANSEIQNIGQLVEKLKADPGAVSWAGGSAGGVDHIGAGLIAKAAGVDPTKINYIAYSGGGEALAAILGGQVTVGISSYGEFQAQVAAGTLRLLAVSSAERIEGADAPTLKESGLDVVLQNWRMVAAAPGLTDEQKAAVSADVEKLAKSAGWQETLKTKNWQDTYLAGAAFEEQLAKDIAATETILKDIGLVK